One region of Coregonus clupeaformis isolate EN_2021a chromosome 31, ASM2061545v1, whole genome shotgun sequence genomic DNA includes:
- the LOC121548012 gene encoding proteasome subunit beta type-1-B — protein MFATQVYGDNGKMKEYHYTGPVEHRFSPYSFNGGTVLAVAGEDFAIVASDTRLSEGYSIHSRDSPKCYKLTDTTVIGCSGFHGDCLTLTKIIDARLKMYKHSNNKSMTSGAIAAMLSTILYGRRFFPYYVYNIIGGLDEDGKGAVYSFDPVGSYQRDTYKAGGSASAMLQPLLDNQIGFKNMEGVQHLPLSQEKAVQLVKDVFISAAERDVYTGDALRICIVTKDGIKEETVPLRKD, from the exons ATGTTTGCGACACAAGTTTATGGAGATAATGGGAAAATGAAGGAATATCACTATACTGGACCAGTAGAGCACCGATTCTCTCCATATTCCTTCAACGGAGG GACTGTGCTTGCTGTTGCCGGTGAAGACTTTGCCATTGTGGCCTCAGACACCCGTCTGAGTGAAGGCTATTCAATCCATAGCCGTGACTCTCCAAAATGCTACAAGTT GACAGATACAACTGTCATAGGCTGCAGTGGATTCCATGGGGATTGCTTGACTCTTACCAAAATAATTGATGCAAGATTAAAG atGTACAAGCACTCCAACAACAAGAGCATGACAAGTGGAGCAATCGCAGCCATGCTGTCAACAATCCTGTACGGTAGAAGATTCTTCCCCTACTACGTTTACAACATCATCGGTGGCTTGGATGAGGACG GTAAAGGAGCTGTTTACAGTTTTGACCCAGTGGGATCCTATcagagagacacatacaaagctggAGGCTCAGCGAGTGCTATGCTGCAACCTCTGCTTGACAACCAG ATTGGATTCAAGAACATGGAGGGTGTGCAGCACCTGCCCCTGAGCCAGGAGAAGGCCGTGCAGCTGGTCAAAGATGTCTTCATCTCCGCTGCTGAGAGAGATGTGTACACCGGGGACGCCCTCAGGATCTGCATCGTCACCAAGGATGGCATCAAAGAAGAGACAGTCCCTCTCAGGAAGGACTGA